One Gordonia pseudamarae genomic window, CAGCTCGCCGATCTCACCGGCCGGAACCTCGTCGCCGTTGTCGTCGACGACACGGACCATGGTGTTGCACACGGGGATTCCCACCGACAGTACGCCGGTCTCGGCATCGACGGGGGCACGCAGTCCGGGCGGCACGATATGTGAGGGCGAGGTGCATTCGGTCTGTCCGTAGATGTTGTGGATGTAGCCGCCGAGCACGTCTTCGAGTCGGGCCGCGGTGTCCGGGTCGATCGGTGCGCCGCCCGAGTAGCGCAGGCGCAGGCAGCGCAGATCGTCGGCGGTCAGATCCGATTCGTCGGCGAGTCCGATGTAGGCGGTGATCGCGGCGACCGCGAACGCGGGCCGGTGCGCGCGGATGGCGTCGGCCACGACCATCGGCTGGATCCGGTGGGTGAGAACCAGCGGTGAGCCCAGGTGCATCGACAACGCGACGGCGGCCACCAGACCGGTGACGTGAAAGATCGGGGCGAGGGCGAGGATCGGTTCGTCCGCGCCCAGACCGGTCCAGTTCCGGTAGGTCTGCGTGTTGAACGTCAGGTTGGCGTGGGTGATGGCCGCGCCCTTGGGGAAGCCCGTGGTCCCCGAGGTGCTGAGCAGTACCGCGATGTCGCCGGGACCGATGGCGCGGCGGATGCTGGGCCGGGTGTGGGTCGCGGTCAGCGTATAGAGGTCGACGGTGTCGGCCGGGCGGTGCCGGGCCGGGTCGCCGAGCACCCGGGGGTCGTCGGTGCGCTGGCCGTCGAACGGGGATGCGGTGACCACGATCGGCACCGGCCAGGTGTCGGCGATGTCGGTGAGGGCGGGGCGGGCGACGTCCCGGTAGATGTCTCCGAGGGCCAGCAGGGCCGACGGCCGATACGATCCGACGAGATGTGCGAACTCCTCGGCGGTGCTCATCGGGCTGATCAGTGCGGCGCAACCACCGGCCTTCCACGCCGCGACGAGCCCGATGATCAGGGCGGGGTTGTTCTGGGTGCAGATCGCCAGCCGGTCGCCGGGCCGGAATCCGCGGACCTGCAAGTATGCGGCCAGGGAGTCCGCGGCATGGTCGAGCTGTGTCCAGGTGGCGGTGCCGTCGAAGTAGCGCAGGGCGATGTCGCCGCCGCGTGCGGCCACGGTGGCGTCGAACATCTCCAGTGCGGTGTCGTAGGTGCTGCGCTGGAATACCGGCCGGTCGCCGTAGAGGGCGAGCCACGGCCGGGAGGCGTAGTCGGGCATCGGTCTCCTTCCCCATGCAGTGTAGGAGGTCGGCACTCCGCTACCGTGTTCAGTGTGGCTGAACATCCGGGTCCGGCGATCCGCGCGGCGCGTTCCCGCGCGCCCATGACGTTGCGTGCCCTTGCCGACGCCATCGGGGTGAGCGTGGGCACCATGAGTGCCGTCGAGACCGGCAAGGTGGCACTGACGACCGATCGCCTCGACGCCATCGCGGCCGTGCTGGGAGTGCGCTCGGCCGACCTGCTCGACCCGCCGCCCGAGCGGGCCGCATCCGCGGTCCCGGCCGGCGACCTGCCGCTGTGGCGGCGATTTGATGAACTCCACCTCGATCCCGCCTTGCGTGCGGCGATCGAGGTGTTCACCGAGTTCGGCTACCACGGGGCGACGATGCGGATGGTGGCCACGGCCGCCGACAGCAGCGTGGCCGGGATCTACCACTATCACCGCAGCAAGCAGGGCCTGCTGGTGACCTTGGCGAACATTGCCATCGATGATCTGGAGTGGCGGGTGGCGGCGGCGGACTCGGCGGGCGACACCCCGGCCGCCAGGTTCGGGCTGATGGTGGAGGCGCTGACCCTGTTTCACGCGAGCCGGCGCGACCTGGCGTTGATCACCGCGACGGAGATGCGCAGCCTGGAGGAGCCGGAGCGGCACAAGCTGGTTGAACGGCGCCGGGCGATCCAGTCCCGGCTCGAGGCGGCCGCGTGCGCGGCGTGCGCCGACGGCACGTTCGGCACCGCCGATCCCCGGGAGACGGTGCGTGCGGTGGCCACGATGTGCATGGCATTGCCGCAGTGGTTCTCCCCGGACGGTCCGGTCGGTGCACCGGAGGTGGCGCGCGACTATTCGCGCTACGCCCTGGCGATGCTGCGATTTCAGCCTGGCTGAACTTCTCGCGCCTTGTAATCGGCACCAGGGCAATATCTTTCGACTCCAATGAGGCGCTTGACGAATCGTCGGCGAAGTGTGATGCTGGTCTCCACTGAACGGGCCGAACGTTCGATCGGTTCTGTTCAGTATCGAGGTGCTTCCCGGAAGTCGCCGACACCTGATCCACCGAAACTCATTGGAGAGCCGACATGACCGTTCCCGACCTGACCGAACTGCTCGCCGACTCACCCACGAACTGGGGCAAGTGGGGACCGGACGACGAGGTGGGCAGCCTGAACTACCTGACGCCCGAACAGGTGCTCTCGGGCGTCGCGCTGATCAAAAAGGGCGCGCTCTTCACGCTGCAGCGGCTCATCGGCGACCCGAAGGGTGATCCGGTGTGGCCCGGCCGCAGCCCGGCCACCCGCGAGATGATCTTCGACGAATCGGACTGGGCCGAGGGCGGCGAAGGTCCGGCGTTCCCCGGCGGACTGCACTACGCCGACGACAAGATCAACGCCTTCCTGCAGGGGTCGACCCAGTACGACGCGCTCGGTCATGTCTGGTACGACGGCAAGCTGTGGAACGGTTACGACGCCCAGACCACCGTCGGTGGCCTGGACAAGGCCAGCGTCGAGCCCATCGCGCAGCGCGGTGTGGCCGGCCGGGGCGTGCTCCTGGACATGGCGCGGTTCCGCGGAGTCGACTGCCTCGGTCCGCGAGAAACATACGACCACAACGACCTTGAGGCATGTGCCGCCGCTCAGGGCGTCGAGATCAAGCCGCGCGACATCCTGATCATCCGCACCAATCACCTCGAGCTGTTCTTCCGGCAGGGTGAGGCGTTCTACGACGACTTCTGCGAACCCGGCCTCGTGTACTCCGAAGAACTCGTGAAGTGGTTCCAGGACAAGGAGATCCCCAACCTCGTAACCGACACCATCGCCAACGAGATCACCACCGACCCCAATAACGGTGTGGCGCTGGTCCTGCACAACGCGTTGATGCGCAACCTCGGCATCGCGTTCACCGAGATCTGCGACCTGGAGAAGCTGGCCGCCGACTGCGCCGAGGACGGATCCTACGAATTCTTCTATGTCGCAGCGCCTCTGAAGATCAGCAACGCCTCCGGTTCGCCCGTCAACCCGGTGGTGATCAAGTGAGCGCCGACAACCCGGGCTCAGGGAGGTCGATCTACGCGGCGAGACCGTGGCTGCGACTGTTCCCGGAAGGCACCCCGGCCGACATCTCCGTCGAATACGCCACCGCACTCGACGTGTTCGACGCCTCGGTGGCGGCCGGTGCCGACGATCCGTTCCTGTGGTACTTCGACGGGGTGCTCACCTTCGGCCAGGTCGACGCGGCCGCCGATGCGTTGGCGTCGGCGCTGGTCGCCGACGGATTCTCGGCGGGCGACCGGCTCGCGATCTACGTGCAGAACAATCCCGCCTTCGTGATCGGTCTGGTCGCGGCCTGGAAAGCCGGTGGGATCGCGGTGCTGATCAACCCGATGAACCAGCAGCGTGAGCTCCGGTACATGCTCACCGACTCGGGAGCGGTGGTGCTGCTGACCCTCGATGACCTCTACCTCTCGGTGGCCGAACCCGTCATCGCCTCGGGCGACACCGCGGTCCGGACCGTCATCACATGCTCACCACTGGACTTCCAGACGCGCGACGACGAACGACTGTTCGCCGGGGCCACCAGGAAGGCCGTTCCCGGAACCGTCGACCTGGTGGAACTGATCGCGGCCCATGACGGCAGTGCGCCGCCGGCACCCGCATTCGGTCCGCAGGACACCGCCTCGCTCACCTACACCTCCGGTACCACGGGTGAACCCAAGGGCGCCATGAACACCCACGGCAATCTCGCGTTCAACGCGCAGGTCTACCGGGACTGGACGGGTCTGGCCACGGGCGAACCGATCCTCGGGGTGGCGCCGCTGTTCCACATCACCGGACTCGTCGGGCACATCATGTTCGCGATGATCGCCCACACGCCGCTGGTCCTGATGCACCGCTTCGCACCCGACGTGGCCGTCGACGCGATCCGCGAGCACCGGCCGGTGTTCACGGTCGCGGCGATCACCGCCTACAACGCGCTCTCGACCGCAACCGGTGCCACCCCGGAGGATTTCGCGAGCCTGCGGATCCTGTACTCCGGCGGCGCCCCGATCTCCCCGGCGGTCGGCGATCGCATGGAGAAGATCTTCGGCACCTACATCCACAACATCTATGGACTGACCGAGACCAACTCGCCCTCGCACGGTGTGCCGTTCGGCGTGCGCGCACCCGTCGACGAGGCATCGGGCGCCCTGTCGGTGGGAGTCCCGGTGTTCAACACCGTGGTCCGCGTGGTGGGGGAGGACGGTAACGATGTGCCGGCCGGTGAGGTGGGGGAGTTCGTCACCTCGGGTCCACAGGTGGTGCCCGGTTACTGGAACAAACCCGACAAGACCGCCGAGTCCCTGCCCGGCGGGGCGCTCAAGACCGGTGACGTCGGCTTCATGGACGCCGACGGCTGGTTCTACATCGTCGACCGCAAGAAGGACATGATCAACGCCTCCGGCTACAAGGTCTGGCCGCGTGAGGTGGAGGACGTGCTCTACACCCATCCGGCGGTGCGTGAGGCCGCGGTGATCGGGGTGCCCGACGAATACCGGGGCGAGACGGTCAAGGCGTATGTCTCGCTGCGGGACGGGGTGTCGGTGGAGACCGCCGAGCTGGTCGAGTTCTGCAAGAGTCAGATGGCCGCCTACAAGTATCCGCGGCAGGTGGTGATCGTCGACGAACTGCCCAAGACGGTCACCGGCAAGATCCTGCGCCGATCGCTCCGTGACGGAAACTGAGCTGAGCACTTCGTGATGGGAATCGATCGGGTGGGGCGTGCCGCGACACGCGGCGCACCGGGACAGATGTTGCGTAAGTGACTGACGGGGTCCAGTCGGACTACTCTGTCCCCATGGCTTCGAGAGCGAGCACGGGCTCACGCGCGTCTTCGGCACGCACCCCGGGGAAGGGGGCGGCGGCCGCCCGGTCGACGGGGGGACGGTCCTCAGCTGCTCGGACGTCGCGGGCCAAGGACGAACCACCCGCACGGTCGCGTGCGGGTGCCGCCGACAGCACACCTACCCGGCGCAAGAGCACGCCGAAACGGCCCGCCGCCGACGAGTCCGCCCGCGCGGCGGCCTCGCCCCGCGCATCCACCAGGGGACGTACCTCGGCGCGGAGCTCGCGCGGGCGCGCAGACTCGCCCGCACCGCTGACCGAGCAGACCACCGATGTGCACCGCCCGTCCGTCGTATCCGCGGTCGGCCGGGGGGTCGGCAGCGGCTGGGCACTGCTGGCGCGCAGTGTCGGGGGCCTGGCGCGGGCCGGATCGGCGCGTCAGGACCCGCCGCCCGGACCCGATCCCGAGAACCCCGACGACTCGGGCTCCGATTCGGGCGACGACCACGACCGGCAACCGGCCGGAGGGCCGTCGCACCAGCGCGACGGTGCCGCGCTGGTGATCCTCATCGTGGCGTTCCTCGTCGCGGTCGGGGTCTGGTTCGGCGCCGCCGGGCCCGTCGGTGCCCTGATCAACGCGGCGGTACGGGCAGTCGTCGGTATCGCCGCGATCGCCGTGCCCGTGGTGCTCGCGGTGCTGGCGATCGTCCTCATGCGTCACCCGGCGAACCCGAGCAAGCAGCCACGGCACATCGGGGGAGTGATGTTGCTCGGACTGCCCGCCCTCGGTCTGGTCCACCTGATCGCCGGGGCGCCGGAAGACTTCACCGGGCGTTCCGGGGCGGGCGGCTACACCGGCTTCGTCGTCGGCACCC contains:
- a CDS encoding class I adenylate-forming enzyme family protein, whose amino-acid sequence is MPDYASRPWLALYGDRPVFQRSTYDTALEMFDATVAARGGDIALRYFDGTATWTQLDHAADSLAAYLQVRGFRPGDRLAICTQNNPALIIGLVAAWKAGGCAALISPMSTAEEFAHLVGSYRPSALLALGDIYRDVARPALTDIADTWPVPIVVTASPFDGQRTDDPRVLGDPARHRPADTVDLYTLTATHTRPSIRRAIGPGDIAVLLSTSGTTGFPKGAAITHANLTFNTQTYRNWTGLGADEPILALAPIFHVTGLVAAVALSMHLGSPLVLTHRIQPMVVADAIRAHRPAFAVAAITAYIGLADESDLTADDLRCLRLRYSGGAPIDPDTAARLEDVLGGYIHNIYGQTECTSPSHIVPPGLRAPVDAETGVLSVGIPVCNTMVRVVDDNGDEVPAGEIGELVTSGPQVISQYWDNPAATAAALAGGELHTGDVGFMDAQGWFYVVDRSTDVINASGYKVWPREVERVLLSHPLVRDAAVVAIPDDYRGQNVKAFVVVDDAQDAAGSAPLTEAGLIEFCRARLAAYKYPREVEVVRALPRTATGKLLRRQLRA
- a CDS encoding class I adenylate-forming enzyme family protein, with the protein product MSADNPGSGRSIYAARPWLRLFPEGTPADISVEYATALDVFDASVAAGADDPFLWYFDGVLTFGQVDAAADALASALVADGFSAGDRLAIYVQNNPAFVIGLVAAWKAGGIAVLINPMNQQRELRYMLTDSGAVVLLTLDDLYLSVAEPVIASGDTAVRTVITCSPLDFQTRDDERLFAGATRKAVPGTVDLVELIAAHDGSAPPAPAFGPQDTASLTYTSGTTGEPKGAMNTHGNLAFNAQVYRDWTGLATGEPILGVAPLFHITGLVGHIMFAMIAHTPLVLMHRFAPDVAVDAIREHRPVFTVAAITAYNALSTATGATPEDFASLRILYSGGAPISPAVGDRMEKIFGTYIHNIYGLTETNSPSHGVPFGVRAPVDEASGALSVGVPVFNTVVRVVGEDGNDVPAGEVGEFVTSGPQVVPGYWNKPDKTAESLPGGALKTGDVGFMDADGWFYIVDRKKDMINASGYKVWPREVEDVLYTHPAVREAAVIGVPDEYRGETVKAYVSLRDGVSVETAELVEFCKSQMAAYKYPRQVVIVDELPKTVTGKILRRSLRDGN
- a CDS encoding cyclase family protein: MTVPDLTELLADSPTNWGKWGPDDEVGSLNYLTPEQVLSGVALIKKGALFTLQRLIGDPKGDPVWPGRSPATREMIFDESDWAEGGEGPAFPGGLHYADDKINAFLQGSTQYDALGHVWYDGKLWNGYDAQTTVGGLDKASVEPIAQRGVAGRGVLLDMARFRGVDCLGPRETYDHNDLEACAAAQGVEIKPRDILIIRTNHLELFFRQGEAFYDDFCEPGLVYSEELVKWFQDKEIPNLVTDTIANEITTDPNNGVALVLHNALMRNLGIAFTEICDLEKLAADCAEDGSYEFFYVAAPLKISNASGSPVNPVVIK
- a CDS encoding TetR family transcriptional regulator — encoded protein: MAEHPGPAIRAARSRAPMTLRALADAIGVSVGTMSAVETGKVALTTDRLDAIAAVLGVRSADLLDPPPERAASAVPAGDLPLWRRFDELHLDPALRAAIEVFTEFGYHGATMRMVATAADSSVAGIYHYHRSKQGLLVTLANIAIDDLEWRVAAADSAGDTPAARFGLMVEALTLFHASRRDLALITATEMRSLEEPERHKLVERRRAIQSRLEAAACAACADGTFGTADPRETVRAVATMCMALPQWFSPDGPVGAPEVARDYSRYALAMLRFQPG